The uncultured Cohaesibacter sp. genome window below encodes:
- a CDS encoding penicillin-binding protein activator, whose product MTALLAACNPTTLSGPGYGTGTSQPLTIAEPTGEVLGSGSVRVALLAPISAQGIFGQSGQALRNAAAMALQDYSSADLQVIVKDVGQNTSEASQQASKALAEGAQLVIGPLRSDAVKRAGMVLKPAGVPMIAFTTDTGAAAQGVYLINFSPENDVERIISYAASQGKRSIAAIVPQTPYGNIVEAALRQNAARYGVRVMTIENYKSGNQPDPFGLQNAAEQIAKLKDQIDAVFVPEAAAAVSAAQLLAGQGVRNKSVTFLGTGQWDQPTITREPMLDGAWYPAPPRVLRNLDGRTIGFDSFARRYAAQFGSEPPRVASLAYDSVILAAALVAQAGERRFAADTLTDPNGFIGFGDGFFRFRRDGTSQRSLAIMQISKGSSSIVSDAPMSAAGLPK is encoded by the coding sequence GTGACAGCGCTGCTCGCCGCGTGCAATCCGACCACCCTGTCCGGCCCCGGCTATGGCACTGGCACCAGCCAGCCGCTGACCATTGCCGAACCCACGGGCGAAGTGCTCGGTTCCGGCTCGGTCCGGGTTGCGCTGTTGGCTCCGATTTCCGCACAAGGCATCTTTGGCCAGTCCGGTCAGGCGCTGCGCAACGCTGCCGCAATGGCCTTGCAGGATTACAGCTCTGCCGACCTGCAGGTCATCGTCAAGGACGTTGGCCAGAACACCAGTGAAGCCTCGCAGCAGGCCAGCAAGGCGCTTGCCGAAGGCGCCCAGCTTGTTATCGGGCCGTTGCGCTCCGATGCGGTCAAGCGGGCAGGCATGGTGCTGAAACCGGCCGGTGTGCCGATGATCGCCTTCACGACCGATACCGGCGCTGCTGCCCAAGGCGTCTATCTCATCAACTTCTCACCAGAGAATGATGTCGAGCGGATCATTTCCTATGCAGCTTCGCAGGGCAAGCGCAGCATTGCCGCGATCGTGCCGCAGACGCCATATGGCAATATCGTCGAGGCGGCCCTGCGTCAGAATGCAGCCCGTTACGGCGTGCGCGTCATGACCATCGAGAATTACAAGTCCGGCAACCAGCCTGACCCGTTCGGCCTGCAGAATGCTGCCGAGCAGATCGCCAAGCTCAAGGACCAGATCGATGCCGTCTTCGTTCCGGAAGCAGCCGCAGCGGTCTCCGCAGCCCAGCTCCTTGCCGGACAGGGCGTGCGCAACAAGTCCGTCACCTTCCTTGGTACCGGCCAGTGGGACCAGCCGACGATCACGCGTGAACCGATGCTGGACGGCGCTTGGTATCCGGCTCCGCCGCGGGTGCTTCGCAATCTTGACGGCCGCACCATCGGCTTTGACAGCTTTGCCCGGCGCTATGCCGCCCAGTTTGGCTCCGAGCCCCCGCGTGTTGCCTCGCTGGCCTATGACAGCGTGATTCTGGCCGCTGCCCTTGTTGCACAGGCTGGAGAACGGCGCTTTGCTGCCGACACCCTGACGGATCCAAACGGCTTCATCGGCTTTGGTGACGGCTTCTTCCGCTTCCGCCGGGATGGCACATCCCAGCGCAGCCTTGCCATCATGCAGATCTCCAAGGGCTCGTCCAGCATTGTCAGCGATGCGCCGATGTCGGCCGCAGGCCTGCCGAAATAG
- the hemW gene encoding radical SAM family heme chaperone HemW, giving the protein MHPDYQHLAKPGPDNPGFGIYLHWPFCKAKCPYCDFNSHVRHQPVDQDRFASAMISELELYASRLKGAGRSAPVTSVFFGGGTPSLMQPAIVGRLLDAIADLWTVAPDAEITLEANPTSVEAEHFKGYASAGVNRVSLGVQSLYDDQLRFLGRMHSAEEAKAAIKLAQQHFARMSFDLIYARPHQTPEAWAKELDEAIALAADHLSLYQLTIEQDTPFFALYRNGKFELPDEDTSVALYEMTHERLAMHGLPNYEISNHARPGYESRHNLTYWRYGDYVGVGAGAHGRLQLANGRLATSNERHPESWLKRVEQQGTGSIEEEILTLEEQSDEFLIMGLRVREGISLGRYEKLAGRRLSDKRIDGLIEEGLLLREGDRIRATRAGFLVLNALVADLASG; this is encoded by the coding sequence ATGCACCCTGACTATCAACATCTTGCAAAGCCGGGACCAGACAATCCCGGCTTTGGCATTTATTTGCACTGGCCTTTTTGCAAGGCCAAATGCCCCTATTGCGATTTCAACTCCCATGTGCGCCATCAGCCGGTTGATCAGGATCGTTTTGCCTCCGCAATGATCTCCGAGCTTGAGCTCTATGCATCACGGCTGAAGGGCGCAGGGCGAAGCGCGCCAGTGACATCGGTGTTCTTTGGCGGCGGCACACCTTCGCTGATGCAGCCAGCCATCGTCGGCCGCCTGCTTGATGCCATCGCGGATTTGTGGACCGTGGCGCCGGACGCGGAGATCACGCTGGAAGCCAACCCCACCTCGGTGGAAGCGGAGCATTTCAAGGGCTATGCCAGCGCCGGGGTCAATCGTGTCTCGCTCGGCGTGCAGTCGCTCTATGATGACCAGCTGCGGTTTCTGGGCCGGATGCACAGCGCCGAGGAAGCGAAAGCGGCCATCAAACTGGCGCAGCAGCATTTTGCCCGCATGTCATTTGATCTCATCTATGCCCGACCCCACCAGACTCCTGAGGCCTGGGCGAAGGAACTGGATGAGGCCATAGCGCTGGCCGCCGATCACCTGTCGCTCTATCAGCTGACCATCGAGCAGGACACCCCCTTCTTTGCGCTCTATCGCAACGGCAAGTTCGAGCTGCCGGATGAAGACACCTCCGTGGCGCTTTACGAGATGACCCACGAGCGGCTCGCCATGCACGGATTGCCAAATTACGAAATCTCCAACCATGCCCGGCCGGGCTATGAATCCCGTCACAACCTGACCTACTGGCGCTATGGCGACTATGTCGGCGTCGGGGCGGGTGCCCATGGACGGCTGCAGCTGGCCAACGGCAGGCTGGCAACCAGCAATGAGCGCCATCCGGAAAGCTGGCTGAAGCGCGTAGAGCAGCAGGGAACCGGCTCCATCGAGGAAGAGATCCTGACCCTCGAAGAGCAGAGCGACGAGTTCCTCATCATGGGTCTGCGCGTGCGGGAGGGCATTTCTCTTGGCCGCTACGAAAAGTTGGCCGGACGCAGGCTGAGCGACAAGCGCATCGATGGGTTGATCGAGGAGGGACTTCTGTTGCGTGAGGGCGACCGTATCCGCGCCACCCGTGCCGGCTTTCTCGTACTCAATGCGCTGGTCGCCGATCTGGCCAGTGGCTAG
- the gshB gene encoding glutathione synthase has product MAQSRTLKVAFQMDHIRSIKITGDSTFAMMLEAQKRGHEIFHYTVDTMAMEDGEVFATVEPVEVRDENGNHFSLGEGVRTNLADFDVIHMRQDPPFDLNYISATHMLERIHPKTLVVNDPANVRNAPEKIFVTHFPDLMPPTLITRSEQELRAFKAKHGEIVMKPLYGHGGAAVFRVGEHDQNFGSLVALFGEIFREPWVAQKFLPDVKDGDKRILLVDGEPAGAVNRIPADDDLRSNMVRGGAAAKTELTEREKEICARIGPSLKEMGFILVGIDVIGGYLTEINVTSPTGIRSIQKLSGIDIAAMIWDNIEAKRA; this is encoded by the coding sequence ATGGCTCAGTCCCGTACGCTCAAAGTCGCGTTTCAAATGGATCACATCAGAAGCATCAAGATCACGGGGGACTCCACCTTCGCGATGATGCTGGAAGCGCAGAAGCGCGGCCATGAGATCTTTCACTACACCGTCGATACGATGGCGATGGAAGATGGTGAAGTCTTTGCCACGGTCGAGCCGGTTGAAGTGCGCGACGAAAACGGCAACCACTTCTCCCTCGGCGAAGGGGTTCGCACAAATCTTGCCGATTTCGATGTCATCCACATGCGCCAGGATCCGCCGTTCGACCTCAACTATATTTCCGCCACCCACATGCTTGAGCGCATTCATCCCAAGACACTGGTTGTCAACGATCCGGCCAACGTGCGCAACGCACCCGAAAAGATTTTCGTTACCCACTTCCCTGATCTGATGCCGCCGACCCTCATAACCCGGTCGGAACAGGAACTGCGGGCCTTCAAGGCCAAGCATGGCGAAATCGTCATGAAGCCGCTTTACGGCCATGGGGGTGCAGCGGTGTTCCGCGTTGGCGAGCATGATCAGAATTTTGGCTCTCTGGTGGCTCTTTTCGGCGAAATTTTCCGCGAGCCATGGGTTGCCCAGAAGTTCCTGCCCGACGTCAAGGACGGCGACAAACGGATCCTGCTGGTCGATGGCGAACCTGCTGGTGCCGTCAACCGCATTCCGGCCGATGACGATCTGCGCTCCAACATGGTGCGTGGCGGGGCTGCGGCCAAGACCGAACTGACCGAACGCGAAAAGGAAATCTGCGCCCGCATCGGACCATCCCTCAAGGAGATGGGCTTCATTCTGGTCGGTATTGACGTCATCGGTGGCTATCTCACCGAAATCAATGTCACTTCGCCGACGGGCATTCGCTCCATCCAGAAACTGAGCGGCATCGATATCGCTGCCATGATCTGGGACAACATCGAGGCCAAACGCGCCTAG
- the rph gene encoding ribonuclease PH — MRPSKRNPDQKRVVTMTRNVSKHAEGSCLIKCGDTHVLCIASLEERIPPWLRGQNRGWVTAEYGMLPRATGDRMRREASAGKQSGRTQEIQRLIGRSLRAVVDLEALGERQITVDCDVLQADGGTRTASITGAWVALNDCIEWMRARGMIAADAKVIKDQVAAISCGIYNGTPVLDLDYLEDSDAETDSNFVMTGKGGIVEIQGTAEGEPFSEEEFAKLMALAKKGIGELVVQQLEAQPQE; from the coding sequence ATGCGCCCTTCCAAACGGAATCCCGACCAGAAACGCGTCGTCACCATGACCCGCAATGTCTCAAAACACGCGGAGGGCTCTTGCCTGATCAAATGCGGCGACACCCATGTGTTGTGCATCGCCAGCCTTGAAGAACGCATTCCGCCCTGGCTGCGTGGTCAGAACCGCGGCTGGGTGACGGCGGAATATGGCATGTTGCCCCGCGCTACCGGCGACCGTATGCGCCGCGAGGCCAGCGCTGGCAAGCAGTCCGGCCGCACTCAGGAAATCCAGCGTCTGATCGGCCGCTCGCTGCGCGCTGTTGTCGATCTGGAAGCCCTCGGCGAGCGTCAGATCACCGTTGACTGCGACGTGTTGCAGGCTGACGGCGGCACCCGCACCGCCTCCATCACCGGCGCCTGGGTGGCGCTCAACGACTGCATCGAATGGATGCGTGCTCGCGGCATGATTGCGGCTGACGCCAAGGTCATCAAGGATCAGGTCGCCGCCATTTCCTGCGGCATCTACAATGGCACTCCGGTGCTCGACCTTGACTATCTGGAAGATTCCGATGCAGAAACCGATTCCAACTTTGTCATGACCGGCAAGGGCGGCATCGTTGAAATTCAGGGCACCGCCGAAGGCGAACCATTCTCCGAAGAGGAATTCGCCAAGTTGATGGCGCTTGCCAAGAAGGGCATCGGCGAACTGGTTGTCCAGCAGCTTGAAGCCCAGCCCCAGGAATAG
- a CDS encoding YraN family protein: MAEPPPIAHGKVDKTPNWPGRKVRHRKESYDRGLRVERWAGWIMRTKGFVILNRRYKAQGGEIDLVCRKDGLVVFLEVKYRDRMDDALYAITPRNQARIVAAAGHYIAQFEDQSVDSYRFDIMAFAKGDHAVPRWSHIESAFEAF, translated from the coding sequence ATGGCAGAGCCGCCCCCAATCGCACATGGCAAGGTCGACAAGACGCCGAACTGGCCGGGCCGAAAAGTCAGGCACCGCAAGGAAAGTTACGATCGGGGTCTGCGGGTGGAACGGTGGGCAGGCTGGATCATGCGCACCAAGGGGTTTGTTATCCTCAATCGGCGTTACAAGGCCCAAGGCGGCGAGATCGATCTGGTCTGCCGCAAGGATGGCCTTGTGGTCTTTCTGGAGGTGAAATATCGCGACCGGATGGACGATGCCCTTTATGCCATCACGCCGCGCAATCAGGCCCGGATCGTTGCTGCTGCCGGGCACTATATCGCGCAGTTCGAGGACCAGAGCGTCGACAGCTATCGCTTCGACATCATGGCCTTTGCCAAGGGAGACCACGCAGTGCCGCGCTGGTCCCACATCGAATCCGCCTTCGAAGCCTTCTGA
- the rdgB gene encoding RdgB/HAM1 family non-canonical purine NTP pyrophosphatase: MANKLTADTPLVVASHNKGKIREIKDLLGHYGLSIKTATELELDEPEETGLTFEANAELKAMAAAKATGLPALADDSGFAVDALDGDPGIYSARWAGPDRDFAQAMRNVEEKLQALGATTPEKRGCRFVAVLCLAWPDGETQFFRGEVEGLAVWPPRGEKGFGYDPMFQPEGHSITFGEMEPTQKHGWKPGDQTALSHRSRAFKLFADACLEG, translated from the coding sequence ATGGCGAACAAACTGACCGCAGACACCCCTCTGGTGGTGGCCAGCCACAACAAGGGCAAGATCCGCGAAATCAAGGATCTGCTTGGTCATTATGGCCTCAGTATCAAGACCGCAACCGAGCTGGAGCTTGACGAGCCGGAAGAAACCGGTTTGACCTTCGAGGCCAATGCGGAACTGAAGGCAATGGCGGCGGCCAAGGCAACGGGCCTGCCGGCGCTTGCCGACGATTCCGGCTTTGCGGTCGATGCGCTGGATGGTGATCCGGGTATCTATTCCGCCCGATGGGCCGGGCCGGACCGCGACTTTGCGCAGGCCATGCGCAATGTCGAGGAAAAGCTGCAGGCGCTAGGAGCTACCACGCCGGAAAAACGCGGCTGTCGCTTTGTCGCCGTTCTCTGCCTTGCCTGGCCGGATGGGGAAACCCAGTTCTTCCGCGGCGAAGTGGAAGGACTGGCCGTCTGGCCACCGCGCGGTGAGAAGGGCTTCGGCTACGATCCGATGTTCCAGCCGGAAGGACATTCCATCACCTTCGGCGAAATGGAACCGACCCAGAAACACGGCTGGAAGCCGGGCGATCAGACGGCCCTGTCCCATCGCTCCCGCGCCTTCAAGCTGTTTGCCGATGCGTGCCTTGAAGGGTAA
- the grpE gene encoding nucleotide exchange factor GrpE, translated as MSDETRNSEAVVDPLAEAPAEEVSQEEPYLNPLEAAELRIAEMEKEASEMKDHLLRTIAEMENLRRRTEKEISDAKQYSVASFARDMLAVADNLRRGLEVIPDEEKTSADGTLKALLEGTEMTEREMLKTLEKHGVKKLDPEGEKFDPNYHQAMFEVPNPNVPNNTVIQVMQAGYVIGTRVLRPAMVGVAKGGPKIAPQAAGDTGGQGSGASDSEGLDRSI; from the coding sequence ATGTCTGACGAAACCCGTAACTCCGAAGCTGTCGTAGACCCGCTTGCCGAGGCTCCGGCTGAAGAGGTTTCCCAAGAGGAGCCTTATCTCAATCCGCTGGAGGCAGCAGAGCTTCGCATCGCCGAAATGGAAAAAGAAGCGTCCGAAATGAAGGACCATCTGCTGCGCACCATTGCCGAGATGGAAAACCTGCGTCGTCGCACAGAAAAGGAAATCAGCGACGCCAAGCAGTATTCCGTTGCCAGCTTCGCCCGCGACATGCTGGCAGTCGCCGACAACCTGCGCCGTGGGCTTGAAGTGATCCCGGACGAGGAAAAGACCTCAGCGGACGGAACTCTGAAGGCACTGCTCGAAGGCACCGAGATGACCGAACGGGAAATGCTCAAGACGCTGGAGAAGCATGGCGTCAAGAAGCTCGACCCGGAAGGTGAGAAATTCGACCCGAACTATCATCAGGCAATGTTTGAAGTGCCCAACCCGAATGTTCCGAACAACACGGTGATTCAGGTCATGCAGGCTGGCTATGTCATCGGCACCCGCGTACTGCGCCCTGCGATGGTAGGGGTTGCCAAGGGTGGCCCGAAAATCGCCCCACAGGCAGCTGGCGACACAGGCGGGCAGGGCAGTGGGGCCTCTGATAGCGAAGGTCTCGACCGTAGCATCTAG
- the hrcA gene encoding heat-inducible transcriptional repressor HrcA: MFERDRLNQIPPLIGMDDRVRDIFRHIVESYLSTGDPVGSRNISRALPISLSPASVRNVMSDLEQLGLIYSPHTSAGRLPTEMGLRFFVDAMMEFGDLSNDERNTIKRQMVASHQPDAGFETLLTKASQMLSGLSSGAGLVLANKQDQRLKHVEFVRLEATKALVVLVDEDDKVENRLMTLPKGLPASALTEASNFLNAHIRGKTLSEAQREIEAHRGELQAELDDLTAKLVESGVATWAGASADHPQSLIIRGRSKLLENVSAQEDLERIRHLFDDLESKKDFIQLLELAEKGDGVRIYIGSENQLFSLSGSSVIVSPYRDANQKIVGVLGIIGPTRLNYARIVPMVDYTARVLSSMLSDPARRFETNE; encoded by the coding sequence ATGTTTGAACGTGATCGTCTCAATCAGATTCCGCCATTGATCGGAATGGATGACCGGGTGAGGGACATTTTCCGTCACATCGTGGAATCCTATCTGTCCACTGGTGATCCGGTCGGATCGCGGAACATCTCCCGCGCCCTGCCGATTTCGCTATCTCCTGCTTCGGTGCGCAACGTGATGTCGGATCTGGAGCAGCTGGGGCTGATCTATTCGCCGCATACCAGCGCCGGGCGGTTGCCGACGGAAATGGGCCTGCGCTTCTTCGTGGACGCCATGATGGAGTTCGGCGATCTTTCCAACGACGAGCGCAATACCATCAAGCGCCAGATGGTTGCCTCCCATCAACCCGATGCGGGCTTTGAAACCCTGTTGACCAAGGCCAGCCAGATGCTGTCCGGCCTTTCGTCCGGGGCGGGACTGGTGCTGGCCAACAAGCAGGACCAGCGCCTCAAGCATGTGGAGTTTGTGCGGCTGGAAGCGACCAAGGCGCTGGTGGTCCTCGTCGATGAGGATGACAAGGTCGAGAACCGTCTGATGACCCTGCCCAAGGGCCTTCCGGCCTCGGCGCTCACCGAGGCAAGCAATTTTCTCAATGCCCATATCCGCGGCAAGACCCTGTCGGAAGCCCAGCGCGAAATCGAGGCCCATCGCGGTGAGCTGCAGGCCGAACTTGACGACCTCACCGCCAAGCTGGTGGAATCGGGCGTGGCGACATGGGCCGGGGCCAGTGCCGATCATCCGCAGAGTCTGATCATCCGTGGCCGGTCGAAGCTTCTGGAAAACGTCAGCGCCCAGGAAGATCTGGAGCGCATCCGGCATCTGTTTGATGATCTGGAGTCCAAGAAGGATTTCATCCAGCTGCTTGAACTCGCCGAAAAGGGCGACGGCGTACGCATCTATATCGGCTCGGAGAACCAGCTGTTTTCCCTGTCCGGTTCATCGGTCATCGTCTCGCCCTATCGGGATGCCAACCAGAAGATCGTCGGCGTGCTCGGCATCATCGGACCGACGCGGCTCAACTATGCCCGCATCGTGCCGATGGTCGATTACACGGCGCGCGTGCTCAGCAGCATGCTGTCGGATCCGGCAAGGCGGTTTGAAACCAACGAGTGA
- the rsmI gene encoding 16S rRNA (cytidine(1402)-2'-O)-methyltransferase, with protein MNGIDENDPDHELADDLADGPETDEMPGLDDATGHGRRDFILLGNKATAPGLATALYIVATPIGNLKDMTIRALEVLAACDLIACEDTRVSRKLLTHYGIHTRLITYHEHNADKQRPYLLNALGEGKSVALISDAGTPLLSDPGYKLVADMLAEGHAVVPIPGASAMLSALVAGGLPTDQIHFAGFLPQKAGARDRKLADLADVPGTLVFYESPRRLGAVLPAMAALLGEGREVVVARELTKKFEEFHRGTLRELADHYANADAPKGEAVILIGPAEEQEPDEEDIDAMILAGLERGEHIKALSAEIAQKVGAKKNEIYKRAQELKDEMAAGDRT; from the coding sequence ATGAACGGCATAGACGAAAATGATCCTGACCATGAGCTTGCGGACGATCTGGCCGATGGACCGGAGACGGACGAGATGCCGGGTCTGGACGACGCAACCGGACATGGCCGTCGGGATTTCATTCTGCTTGGCAACAAGGCAACGGCACCAGGACTTGCCACGGCGCTCTATATCGTCGCCACACCGATCGGCAATCTCAAGGACATGACGATCCGGGCGCTGGAGGTGCTGGCCGCCTGCGATCTCATCGCCTGCGAGGATACCCGGGTGTCGCGCAAGCTGCTCACCCATTATGGCATCCACACCCGCCTCATCACCTATCATGAGCACAATGCCGACAAGCAGCGCCCCTATCTACTCAACGCCCTCGGCGAGGGCAAGTCGGTAGCGCTGATTTCAGATGCCGGTACACCGCTGCTCTCCGATCCGGGCTACAAGCTGGTCGCCGACATGCTGGCCGAGGGGCACGCCGTGGTGCCGATCCCGGGGGCCTCGGCGATGCTCTCGGCGCTGGTGGCAGGCGGTCTTCCCACCGACCAGATCCACTTTGCCGGATTCCTGCCGCAGAAGGCCGGAGCCAGAGACCGCAAGCTGGCCGATCTGGCCGATGTGCCGGGAACCCTCGTTTTCTATGAAAGCCCCCGCCGGCTCGGTGCTGTTCTGCCCGCCATGGCCGCGCTTCTGGGCGAGGGGCGCGAGGTGGTGGTGGCAAGGGAACTGACCAAGAAGTTCGAGGAGTTTCATCGCGGCACGCTGAGGGAACTAGCCGACCACTATGCCAATGCCGACGCTCCGAAGGGCGAAGCGGTGATCCTGATCGGCCCCGCCGAGGAGCAGGAGCCGGATGAAGAAGACATCGACGCGATGATCCTTGCCGGTCTCGAGCGCGGGGAGCACATCAAGGCCCTGTCCGCCGAGATTGCCCAGAAGGTCGGGGCAAAAAAGAACGAGATCTACAAGCGCGCCCAGGAGCTGAAGGACGAAATGGCCGCAGGCGACAGGACCTGA